The Xiphophorus couchianus chromosome 3, X_couchianus-1.0, whole genome shotgun sequence genome segment AGTAGACTTTCTGATCACTCTTCCAGTAACTAAATAAGAAAGCTGTTGGAATATGATAAGGGGTATGAGTTTTGACAGAAATTGGGATTAAGTTTGTTATTAACACACTAATACATACATAATTTTACTtgacaaaaaacacttaaaCCTGTTACTGAACTGAGGGTTTGCTTAGCATTACGTTTCTCTTACTTCACTGCCAAAGTGCCAGAAAACCAATATTTTCTTCTTAGCGACATTGATTTAAAAGCTTGTTCATACTTTCTTTTCATACTTTCCTTCTAAATATTGTCAgatcttttcattttacattacCTTTTGCTTAGTgccacaaaaagaagaaaagaaaatggcagATGTTGACATTATCCAAAGTCCTTCACACCAAAGACATGCATTAATGTGCAGAGGCCAGTTAGACCAATCAGGATTTAAGTGATACCAGTTTCtaaatgcaatgttttaaaGGTCCGAcctgcaggattttattttctttctaaaatcaaacacctaataaaactaattgaccagagagtaaaaaaaatgttgcaggtTCCTTTTTTATAGAGGTGGGAGCTTTGAACCCAAcaagaaatggaggaaaaagaGATTATATGCAAATTCATAGATTGATTTTAAGTATACTTGAAAATCAAGTATACCGATTTTCAAGTATACTTTTTATTGCACAATGCGGTTTGTTGATGTTGATTTTGTCTCTTTGGATCCCGCAGACTAACGGAAACTGGCAGGGTCGGACCTCGCCCCCCTCCGGCACTTCGCCCCGCACCGACCACTCGGATAACTCCGACTGATGGCCCCGCCCCGCCCCGCCGGCACAGAACGACAGAACGATTGACgagggaaaagagacagaatGATATCACCCTTCCCACTTGGCTGCAGTTGTTTTTGTAtaatgtttggttattttaaatgtttttttggttttgttttgtttggaaagCCGCCCAGCGTAGGTCATCGTTATGTTTGTATGATTAGCTGAGTGCACAGACGGTAGAGTGAGTGTGTGTTGAGTGCATGTGGGTTTGGGTTTTATCATCGGGGCTCGTAGGGTTTGTTTTCCACTTGttactaaaatgtatttgtggTGGGGAAGATGTGACAGGTGGGATCGcattatcttttgtttttagcacaCTATATCgtttatattaatattattaatatttttattagtttaaagtgttttggttttaacagCTCAGAGAGGGAGTGCATTTAGTGAATGAGAGGGCAATAGAGAAAAATCCAAagatttgtgtgtttgcttctcTGTTTCGTGTTGTTTCGttcctccttttctcttttttactgGCCTGTCCCTGTAAATGAATGAGGCGTGTCTGAGTCCATATTATTGGTTTGACTGAGTAAAAACAGTGCTGTCTTTTTTCTGTACAGTGAAACACCTGTATTCTCTCTACCTCTTTTACAATAAAGACTCTCTGTATTCACAAGCAGCTGCTGAGCCACTCATCCTTTGTGCAGACCTTGTGGTCGGATTAGAAAAAGATACACCAGAGGTCATGAAGGCACATTTTCACAAGAGCAGACAGCCTTAGAACAACATGAATTTTGCTTTCAAGCAGTCACACCTTATGGCAATCTGTTAAAGACGTTTGATTAatcctgaaaatgtttgatgtattgttttattcagtttggaTAAGACAGTATGGCTGAatagaaaggggaaaaaagagctCAATCAAGCTCTTTCTTAAACAAAACTGTAAGTccatgaaattaaataaaaggaaGATATTGGGCTTGTGTTACGTACCCAAAGCTGGGCAGGATCCTGACGCATGATCTTTTGAGCTTGTAGCTTCACATGAGGTGTTTGTGCTAAAAACAATGTCTGCTTTATCATTTTTGAAACATTGCCCAGTCTGACCTTGGGTATATTTGCCAGCAGGTTGACTCCCAGGTGTTTAATGGTGAATAATGTTTCTATCTAGAATGGTGGACATTTCATCAGTTTGAAGTGTTTTACTCTTCCCAGGTTGATAAGCTGCAGCAGGTTTTTGTCTAATGTCTATTGCTAAGGTCTTTTCACTTTGGCTTTGTGCTGATTGACACCACAAATTGCTAGACGTTTTGCTTTTATATAAGTTTACAGAATGATCTTGACCAGCTagttaatttcattttgaaacttTAGTTTTTCACAAAGCTTAAAGTTAAACATTATGCTGCTGTAGGCTTAGGCTActggaggacaaactgaccacttttcctcactttcttcttctactattatttgctattatttcaactgttaactttttgtttgctcTCAGTCATTTTTCTCTCCGTAGAACCAAATCTGGTCTGGCGTTGCTTTTGGTTGTGGTACCTTCCTGCAGGAGGGCATCGACTTATATAATGCTGCCATCGACTAATCCTTCTCCCTCTTCTGgtattaactttttactttaatgaaCATCGAAAATGATTCTGCATCAGTTCATCTGTTTTGTCTGTcttgctctgtcttctcaaaacCCCAGTCGGTCGTGGCAGATGGCGAAAAGTCGAAAAATGTTCGACTTTTGataatttgagattaatcagggttttttttccacgcAAACTTTcgactttttaaactcagaaattttcatgttttctttaaagaaaatttctgaaattaactCAAAATTTCGGAGTTTTTTGTCGTACGAATACGACGTCGTACCCGGGTACTCccaacccactttcctgtcaattaactgtCTAATAAACGTCACTAGAGCCAAGGAAGAGATACAGCCTAGAATATTCAAGTCAAgttgaaaaaatactttattaatctcaATGGGGAGTTAGATTAATTGTAATATTAGTATTTCCAAGTCTAAATTTGGGTTTCTATTATTTTTGGAACATACATAATgttccaaaaatattaaatcttgtTACTTTCATACAACATTAAGTTTATTAAACGCAGTATTAAACTAGAAAGTAGGTAACTGTGCGCAGTGACGCGTATGAATACAATGTGTCGGACTCCACGTGTTTGAATGTCGATCTGCATCTGCAAAGAAGTGCCAGGCTCACCGGTTAGGGAAGTAAGGGGGGCTTCAaatgatgaatttaaaaaaggagtCACGCGTGCTTAATCACCTCCTCTGTTTTTCTCACGGCGATCCTCCGCATCATCAAAGGCGAACGTTAAACAATAGCGGCGCGCCAGCACGAGACAGTGGCGCAAACGGCACGTGTGCACCCCAGTGACACGGAGGCGCGAATGCAAAACCCGCATTTACAGCCTGCGTGCGGAAACGCAAAAGGCGTGAAAGGAGACGCGTCGGCACTCGCCGGAGGTTCGCGGAcagagagaagtgaaaagaTGAAACACTCTGAGGAGtcaaaggaagaaagaagaagaaaaatccgGTTACTGTTGCATATTCAGACATGAGCTGCAGATATGGCCATGAAGTGGAAGGGaagctgttgtgttttttcaaatgatttaacAAGTTATTTAGAAAGTGTACCCACTTATCTCTAATTCGCCAAAATGAAATCCGGGACAGCTATTCACTTTCAGTAAAATAAGAAAGAGGACATACAAATTGCTGCGACAGAccggcgacctgtccaggtgaccccgcctctcgcccggaacgttatctggagaggcaccagcacctcccgaccccactagggacaaggggttagaaaatggatggatagacatACAAATTGCGATTTGATTCGCAGTTTTTAGCCATAGCTACTTtgagacatggtggtggcattAGAGTGCTGAGGGGATTCTTTTCTTTAGCAGGCACTGAGAAGCTGATGGAGAATTAatggattaaataaataaatattttggtgaaaatttaGTTAGAAGTTGCAAAAGATTGAAGATTTTCATGCAGCAGGAAAACagccctaaacatacagccagaggtAAAATAGAcaaaagcatattcatgtgttaaaatgtcctAGTTAAAGTTCAGGaggtttttcagtttcttttttttttttttgcaattaaagtCTCCAAATGTGCAAAGTTGGCAAAAGGTTTGCAGAAAAGGCGGCTCAACAACACTTAGATAAAGAATGAGAGGAGGACTGAAAATGCAAGCAacacttttaatatatttgtttaaaaattgaaaCTATATATAATTTCACGTCatctttacaaaattatttttgttgatcTGCAACACAAAACtccaataaaatgtgtttaattttgagGTTGTACCAACTCTAAGCCAGTGATAAAGCTTTGTAAACGTGTCAATTACACCATTCATATAtagaataatttacaaaaataatttcagatttaaagtcatacttAATGCGCAATAGTTTACAACATTTCCAAACCCACTGAtgaaaatgaagtttttttttcttcagctgctgAAACCACAAAGAAACCAGTTTGTGACAAACCTGAAGTTGTTTGTCACAAAGTGTCAGAATGAGAAtgatgcttatttttattttaactgattGCAAAATTGAAAAGCAGAtgcattttgaacattttcagctttgatttaatgaagaaatggtcattaaaaatgtttctgatacACAAATTAATGAAGTTTAGTTTCTTTCTATTCCACTTTATTGTCGTGAAGCAAAATGCTTTTGGTCAGACTGAAATGCACAAATAATTTGCAAAGGGGGAAAAATTGAAAACCTGAGAGCGTATTTCTTGCActatacttttctttttcaattgtttggtcatgttttcatatatttatttgtgcTCTTGTGTTTTGTGGTAAAAAGTTGAGATAAGTGGATTTTAATCTGTAGGATTTGCTTACGtttatcataaaaacaaaacattgtgagGAACTGGAATGTAGCTTGACTGATGAGGAGTTGGTGGGTGTGGGGGGCCAGGGACTGTAAAGGTCTGCAGGGGCTGGAGGAAGGAGGGGCCTGAACAGGAGGGAGGGGCCTGCTGGGAGGTGGTTAAAGCAGAAGCAAGAGGCCTGAGTCTCAGTACCTGATCAGTCACAGACTGGGAAGGAAGCAGCTTTTCCTGGATTAGAACAGAACTTTGGGAGGTCCAGGAAAATGAAGCTGCTGCAAGAAACTGATGATGCAACAAGGAAGAGAAAGGTACTACTGAGAATGCATGCAACTTTTGCAGCAATActaacatttttggttttatttacagagagcTAAATGTAAGGATGTTTAAATGAGATCCCCAAACTTGGGTCAATCCTCTTCTTGCTTCCAGCTGATGAAATCTCAGGTGGAGAAACGTCGAAGGGAGAGAATGAATTGCAGTCTGGAGCGTCTGAGGACCATGCTGCTGCAGGAGCCTCAGCAAGTAAATAAGATTTAAAGTGGAGACATGTTTAGTTTCTGTATACAACACAAGAACGATCATGTTTTCTGCAGCGCTTGTTATTAAGTCTATTTAACTGTAATTGCTGCAGGGAGGGATGCAGCAGAAGGTGGAGAAAGCTGAGATTCTGGAGCACACTGTTCTCTTCCTGCAAAAAAATGCCAAAGAACGCAGGGAAAAGATGGGAGGCCAGAAATACTCCTTCCAGGATGGGTTCTCCAGCTGCCTGCAGAGGGCGTCGCAGTTCCTGGGGCCTGAAGGGAAAGGCCTCTGGCTCGGACCGGTCCTGGACGCCACCTTCTCTGCCCGCTTCCCACGCTCACACAGCCACTCCGCAGATGCCCTCATCAGAACCTCCACCTCCATGACCCACACCAAGTCCCTGCTCCACATGCTGAGGCTGAGGTCCAGGTCCAGTCAGCAGACGCAGGCCTCAGAGGCGAGCACCTCGGCTTGGCCGCGCAGATTCTCAGCCCAGCAGAGCTTCCCCACAATTCCCCAGCAGCCTCCGCAGGAAAGCGGGCTGGAGATGGGGGCGGAGAGGCCGGGGAGCAAAGAGAGCTCGTCCCAGAGCGGGACCCTCAGCCAGACTTTGTGGAGACCTTGGCCCTGATCATCAGAACCCTCAGAACTCTCAATAACCATCCACTCTCCATTAAAACTGCTTCTGTTTTCATGTTGCTCTCAAAAGAATATACTAACTCTCGTCTCTCTCTAAGCTCACACCTGAAATCctgtaaataatgtaaaagaaacTTCATGTTTTGTAGTAGTTGTGCTGTAGTATTT includes the following:
- the her7 gene encoding hairy and enhancer of split related-7; translation: MKLLQETDDATRKRKLMKSQVEKRRRERMNCSLERLRTMLLQEPQQGGMQQKVEKAEILEHTVLFLQKNAKERREKMGGQKYSFQDGFSSCLQRASQFLGPEGKGLWLGPVLDATFSARFPRSHSHSADALIRTSTSMTHTKSLLHMLRLRSRSSQQTQASEASTSAWPRRFSAQQSFPTIPQQPPQESGLEMGAERPGSKESSSQSGTLSQTLWRPWP